One region of Acaryochloris thomasi RCC1774 genomic DNA includes:
- a CDS encoding ArnT family glycosyltransferase, with amino-acid sequence MANSLISNRRFQVTTVLILVASAIFFGWNLNGYSLINITEARQAEIARQMWLTHDWITPRYNGAPYFDKPALLHWLMALGFTVFGPQEWVVRLPSVMGAIATLLTTWIFLNAVATRRLALITTGILAANPFTWALGRIGFHDMLMACFMTVALYLWFWADHQQRRTAYVWSCGCLALATLAKGPLALLLCLLILPIFYLWSGKRPKAIPWGQGLLVFSMLAGPWYVLVIQANGWDYIRYFFGESNVSRFLSVNQNQWGPPYYYLFSLSFFFFPWIILVPSAIWRTVRQRWPISSSIPRPLDQLMVVWAVTVLIFMSLAATKLSWYVYPGLPAFAYLSARAWERQFLSPHRGFRWTAALMFLVYGGLMVALATGRLGDPALLQSLEAAHLRWLWVGVFAIASILIALSLHQQQVTWTVITGIATFGCIGFTSAHLLMPVLDVQVLDQQLIPIAQTLGKMTCDTCSTDLTATLGLQLPSLNFYSGLTQIERFEQACQIPAKIQPDQRLLLITTAEAVEAEGLSFKAHHIQQQSGRFELLQLPTTEQSEFNRQIQERCSLP; translated from the coding sequence ATGGCTAACTCTTTGATTTCCAATCGTCGCTTTCAAGTCACGACCGTTCTGATTTTGGTTGCCAGTGCAATCTTCTTCGGTTGGAATTTAAATGGCTATAGCCTGATCAATATCACTGAAGCTCGACAGGCGGAGATTGCTCGCCAGATGTGGCTGACCCACGACTGGATTACCCCCCGCTACAACGGCGCACCCTATTTCGATAAGCCCGCGCTTTTGCACTGGCTGATGGCTCTGGGCTTTACGGTATTTGGTCCCCAGGAGTGGGTTGTGCGGCTGCCGTCGGTTATGGGTGCGATCGCAACTCTCCTCACCACTTGGATCTTTCTCAACGCTGTCGCCACTCGACGGCTGGCCCTAATCACCACAGGGATCCTCGCGGCAAATCCTTTTACTTGGGCATTAGGCCGCATCGGTTTCCACGATATGTTAATGGCCTGCTTTATGACAGTGGCCCTCTATTTATGGTTCTGGGCCGACCATCAACAGCGGCGAACGGCTTATGTGTGGTCCTGCGGATGTCTCGCCCTAGCGACGCTGGCGAAAGGCCCTTTGGCTCTTTTGCTGTGCCTGTTAATCTTGCCGATCTTTTACCTCTGGTCAGGCAAACGCCCCAAAGCAATTCCCTGGGGGCAGGGATTACTGGTCTTTAGCATGCTGGCTGGCCCTTGGTATGTCCTGGTAATCCAGGCCAATGGCTGGGACTACATTCGCTACTTTTTCGGCGAAAGTAACGTTAGCCGGTTCTTGAGCGTCAATCAAAACCAGTGGGGGCCACCCTATTACTATCTATTCAGTCTTTCCTTCTTTTTCTTCCCCTGGATCATTCTGGTGCCGAGTGCCATCTGGCGAACCGTCCGACAACGATGGCCGATCAGCAGCTCGATTCCGCGTCCACTCGATCAATTGATGGTGGTCTGGGCGGTCACGGTGCTGATATTCATGAGCTTGGCCGCAACGAAGCTCTCTTGGTATGTTTACCCCGGTCTACCGGCCTTTGCCTATTTATCGGCTCGGGCCTGGGAGCGGCAGTTCCTCTCACCCCATCGCGGTTTTAGATGGACCGCTGCACTGATGTTTCTGGTCTATGGTGGATTGATGGTCGCCCTTGCCACAGGTCGTCTCGGCGATCCGGCCCTTTTGCAGAGCTTGGAAGCCGCTCATCTGCGCTGGCTTTGGGTGGGGGTGTTTGCGATCGCATCCATTCTCATCGCGCTAAGCCTTCACCAACAGCAGGTCACCTGGACTGTCATCACTGGAATCGCCACCTTTGGCTGCATCGGGTTCACGAGCGCTCATTTATTAATGCCCGTTCTAGACGTTCAAGTACTAGACCAGCAGCTTATTCCCATTGCTCAAACGCTGGGTAAGATGACCTGTGACACCTGCTCAACAGACTTAACCGCAACCTTGGGTCTCCAGCTCCCTAGCCTTAACTTTTACAGTGGCCTGACGCAAATAGAACGATTTGAGCAAGCGTGCCAAATCCCCGCAAAAATTCAGCCCGATCAAAGGCTTTTACTGATTACGACAGCGGAAGCGGTCGAGGCAGAAGGACTTTCCTTTAAGGCTCACCATATTCAACAGCAGTCGGGTAGATTTGAGCTGCTGCAGTTGCCAACAACAGAGCAAAGCGAGTTCAATCGTCAGATTCAGGAACGTTGTTCCCTACCTTAA
- a CDS encoding RrF2 family transcriptional regulator encodes MKLTTRGHYSVKALLDLSLQPNFGPASVNAIATRQTLPAPYLEKLLIDLRRAGLVRSTRGPQGGYQLAKNPSQISLGAILEAVGESIEPWVAEPDAQAEDWVTANLWQRLHQKLQEALHSISLEDLYFDARSWQAAQGSEASFVV; translated from the coding sequence CTGAAGCTAACGACGCGGGGCCACTACAGCGTTAAAGCCCTGTTGGACCTGAGTCTGCAGCCGAATTTTGGCCCAGCCTCTGTCAATGCGATCGCAACCCGTCAAACTCTCCCGGCCCCTTATCTAGAGAAGCTATTGATTGATCTGCGGCGTGCGGGTCTTGTCCGATCGACACGCGGCCCGCAGGGGGGATACCAGCTTGCCAAGAACCCTAGCCAAATCTCACTGGGTGCAATCTTGGAAGCCGTGGGAGAATCCATCGAACCGTGGGTGGCCGAGCCTGATGCCCAGGCTGAAGACTGGGTGACCGCAAATCTCTGGCAGCGTCTACACCAAAAACTGCAGGAAGCTCTGCATAGCATTTCTCTTGAAGATCTTTATTTTGATGCTCGTAGCTGGCAGGCCGCTCAAGGTTCTGAAGCCAGTTTTGTTGTTTAA
- the pyk gene encoding pyruvate kinase: MSSLDSRRRTKIVATVGPAIANPKMLRAVIEAGATTLRLNFSHGTHEDHQRSIQLIRQISYELQQPVGILQDLQGPKIRLGKFADGPITLKRDDPFTLTSRQMPGTQEISSVTYPLLADEVPDGATILLDDGRVEMKVESVDKATKSLQCRVVVGGPLSNAKGVNFPGVYLSIKALTDKDRVDLKFGLSQGVDWVALSFVRNPQDVVEIKELISSAGKSIPVIAKIEKHEAIEQMEDILSLCDGVMVARGDLGVELPAEEVPMLQKRLISTANRLGIPVITATQMLDSMVNSPRPTRAEISDVANAILDGTDAVMLSNEAAVGNYPVEAVETMARIAERIDQERSLSQQPTVGTAERSIPNAISQAVSQIAHQLKAKAILTLTKSGSTARNVSKFRPNIPILAVTPHMEVARRLQMVWGVHPLMVVNFPSTRQTLQASLNSAQEQGLVVEGDLIVRTAGTLQGVSGSTDLIKVEIVTAVMGQGSGIGQGSVSGRARVAHHSAEVRDLNEGEILVATHTDASYIDAMRKAAGIVTEENSINGHAAVLGLKLGIPVIVGVHNATELIRSGTLLTLDVRRGLVYSGELSSRNNDIA, encoded by the coding sequence ATGAGTTCGTTAGATTCACGTCGCCGCACTAAAATTGTTGCCACCGTTGGCCCTGCGATCGCAAATCCAAAAATGTTGAGGGCCGTCATTGAAGCCGGAGCCACCACCCTCCGCCTCAACTTTTCCCACGGTACCCACGAAGATCACCAGCGATCCATCCAACTCATTCGGCAAATCTCTTACGAACTCCAGCAGCCCGTCGGCATCCTTCAAGATCTGCAGGGGCCCAAAATTCGACTAGGCAAGTTCGCAGACGGCCCCATCACGCTCAAACGTGATGATCCCTTTACGCTCACCAGTCGTCAGATGCCTGGCACCCAAGAGATCAGCTCCGTTACCTATCCACTATTGGCCGACGAAGTCCCGGACGGAGCCACCATTCTGCTAGACGATGGCCGTGTCGAGATGAAAGTGGAGTCCGTTGACAAAGCAACCAAATCCCTTCAGTGCCGCGTGGTTGTGGGTGGCCCCCTCTCCAATGCAAAGGGCGTTAATTTTCCCGGCGTCTATCTCTCCATCAAAGCCTTAACAGATAAAGACAGAGTCGATCTAAAATTTGGCCTTTCTCAGGGGGTTGACTGGGTCGCCCTCAGCTTTGTTCGCAATCCGCAAGATGTTGTCGAAATCAAAGAACTCATCTCATCCGCCGGTAAATCGATCCCCGTGATCGCCAAGATCGAAAAACACGAAGCCATTGAGCAGATGGAAGATATTCTCTCCCTCTGCGATGGCGTGATGGTCGCTCGGGGTGATCTGGGCGTTGAACTCCCCGCAGAGGAAGTTCCGATGCTGCAAAAGCGACTGATTTCCACGGCTAATCGCCTCGGCATCCCGGTGATTACCGCCACTCAGATGCTCGACAGCATGGTCAACTCCCCCCGGCCTACACGCGCTGAAATCTCAGACGTCGCCAATGCCATCCTGGACGGCACCGATGCCGTCATGCTCTCAAATGAAGCCGCCGTGGGCAATTACCCTGTCGAAGCCGTCGAAACAATGGCTCGCATTGCGGAGCGCATTGACCAGGAACGCAGCCTCAGCCAGCAGCCCACCGTGGGTACTGCCGAGCGCTCTATCCCCAACGCCATTAGCCAAGCCGTTAGCCAGATTGCCCACCAGCTCAAGGCCAAGGCCATCCTAACGCTAACCAAAAGTGGGTCCACCGCTCGGAACGTATCCAAGTTTCGCCCCAACATTCCCATTCTTGCCGTCACGCCGCACATGGAAGTGGCTCGACGGTTGCAGATGGTCTGGGGTGTACACCCCCTGATGGTAGTCAACTTCCCCTCAACGCGCCAAACACTGCAGGCATCGCTCAATTCAGCCCAAGAACAGGGGCTAGTGGTCGAAGGCGATCTGATTGTCCGCACGGCAGGAACCCTGCAAGGGGTCTCTGGCTCCACTGATTTGATCAAAGTTGAGATTGTCACCGCCGTCATGGGACAGGGCAGCGGCATTGGCCAAGGCTCCGTCAGCGGCCGCGCCAGAGTTGCCCACCACAGTGCAGAGGTCAGAGATCTTAACGAAGGCGAGATTTTAGTGGCCACACACACTGATGCGTCCTACATCGATGCCATGCGTAAGGCAGCAGGCATCGTCACTGAAGAGAACAGCATCAACGGCCATGCGGCGGTTTTGGGCCTGAAGCTGGGCATCCCTGTCATTGTTGGCGTCCACAACGCCACTGAGCTAATCCGCAGCGGTACCTTGCTCACATTAGATGTGCGCAGAGGTTTGGTTTACTCCGGTGAGCTGTCATCAAGGAACAACGACATCGCTTAA
- the pyrE gene encoding orotate phosphoribosyltransferase → MLDSAASFITASAPELRQALLDLFCRFAYKTGDFTLSSGQKSTYYINGKPVTLDPLGALAIGKLILQQLPSNTQAVAGLTLGADPIVSAVSVVSAYEDCPLPGLIIRKEPKGHGTQAYLEGPQLAAGSAVVVLEDVVTTGASALKAVERLQKAGYTVNHVLALVDRQQGGSELYAEHQLNFQTIFTIQDIHARWAELNPEAKT, encoded by the coding sequence ATGCTTGATTCTGCTGCCTCTTTCATTACTGCCTCTGCCCCAGAACTCCGACAGGCCCTCCTCGATTTGTTCTGTAGGTTTGCCTATAAAACCGGTGATTTCACCCTCTCCTCTGGTCAGAAAAGCACTTATTACATCAATGGTAAACCTGTAACGCTAGATCCACTTGGGGCACTGGCGATTGGTAAGCTCATTTTGCAGCAGCTTCCGTCTAACACTCAAGCCGTTGCCGGTTTAACATTGGGTGCCGACCCTATTGTCTCGGCTGTCAGCGTTGTTTCGGCCTACGAAGATTGCCCTTTGCCAGGTCTCATTATTCGCAAAGAGCCAAAGGGCCACGGCACCCAAGCCTATCTCGAAGGGCCACAGCTCGCCGCTGGGAGTGCGGTGGTGGTGCTTGAAGATGTCGTGACGACGGGAGCCTCTGCTCTGAAGGCGGTGGAGCGTTTACAGAAGGCAGGATACACCGTCAATCATGTTCTGGCGCTGGTGGACCGTCAGCAAGGTGGCAGTGAGCTGTACGCCGAACATCAGCTCAACTTTCAAACAATATTTACCATTCAAGATATTCATGCTCGATGGGCTGAACTTAATCCTGAAGCTAAGACTTAG